The DNA sequence CCGGCACCGGCTCCAACTTCTCGCACCTGCGCAGCGAAGGCGAAAAGCTCTCGGGCGGCGGCAAGTCCTCGGGCCTGATGTCGTTCCTGAAGATCGGCGACCGCGCTGCCGGAGCCATCAAGTCGGGCGGCACCACCCGTCGTGCTGCGAAGATGGTCGTCGTCGACATCGACCATCCGGATATCGAGGAATACATCAACTGGAAGGTCAAGGAAGAGCAGAAGGTCGCCGCCCTCGTCACCGGCTCCAAGGTCGTCGCCAAGCATCTGAAGGCGATCATGAAGGCCTGTGTCAACTGTGACGGCACCGACGACGCCTGCTACGACCCGAAGCATAACCCGGCGCTGAAGCGCGAGATCCGCGCTGCCAAGCAGGCACTGGTTCCGGAAAACTATGTCCAGCGCGTCATCCAGTTCGCCAAGCAGGGCTACAAGGACCTTGAGTTCAAGACCTATGACACCGACTGGGATTCGGAAGCCTATCTGACGGTTTCAGGCCAGAACTCGAACAACTCGGTCTCGATCAAGGATGACTTCCTGCGCGCCGTCGAAGCCGATGGCGACTGGCACCTGACCGCCCGCAAGGACGGCCGCGTGATGAAGACGCTGAAGGCCCGCGACCTCTGGGAGTCGATCTCCTACGCCGCCTGGGCATCGGCCGATCCGGGCCTGCACTTCAACACCACGATGAACGACTGGCACACGAGCCCCGCCGCCGGCCCGATCCGCGCGTCGAACCCGTGCTCGGAGTACATGTTCCTCGACGACACCGCCTGCAACCTCGCCTCGCTGAACCTGATGATGTTCAAGGATGCGGCGACCAAGCGCATCAACATCGCCGACTACGAGCACGCCGTCCGTCTGTGGACCATCGTTCTCGAAGTCTCGGTCATGATGGCGCAGTTCCCGTCCCGCGAGATTGCCGAGCTTTCCTATGAGTACCGCACGCTCGGCCTCGGCTATGCCAATATCGGCGGCCTCTTGATGTCTTCGGGCATCCCCTATGACAGCGCCGAAGGCCGCGCCATTGCGGGCGCCCTCACCGCCATCATGACCGGCATTTCCTACGCCACTTCGGCCGAGATGGCCGAGAAGCTGGGTCCGTTCCCAGGCTTTGCCCCGAACCGCGACAACATGCTGCGCGTCATCCGCAACCACCGCCGCGCCGCCTATGGCGAGACGACGGGCTACGAGGCGCTCTCGGTCAACCCGGTCGCGCTGATCCATGGAGACAACCCGGACCAGGACCTCGTCATCCACGCCATGAGCGCCTGGGACAAGGCGCTGGAACTCGGCGAGAAGCACGGCTACCGCAACGCCCAGGCAACCGTGATCGCGCCGACCGGCACGATCGGTCTCGTCATGGACTGCGACACGACCGGCATCGAGCCTGATTTCGCGCTGGTGAAGTTCAAGAAGCTCGCCGGCGGCGGCTACTTCAAGATCATCAACCGCGCCGTTCCGGAAGCGCTGCGCTCGCTCGGCTATAGCGAAAGCCAGATCGCCGAGATCGAGGCTTACGCCGTTGGCCACGGCAACCTGAACCAGGCACCGGCGATCAACCCGTCGACGCTGAAGGCCAAGGGCTTTACCGACGAGAAGGTCGAAGCGGTCAACGCTGCGCTCAAGAGCGCCTTCGACATCAAGTTCGTCTTCAACCAGTGGACACTCGGCGCCGACTTCCTGAAGGGCACGCTGAAGGTCACCGACGAACAGCTTGGCTCGATGGACTTCAACCTGCTCGACCACATGGGCTTTACGAAGAAGGACATCGAAGCGGCCAACATCCACGTCTGTGGTGCGATGACGCTTGAAGGCGCGCCGTTCCTGAAGAACGAGCACCTGCCGGTCTTCGATTGCGCCAACCCCTGCGGCAAGATCGGCAAGCGTTACCTGTCGGTCGAAAGCCACATTCGCATGATGGCGGCCGCCCAGCCGTTCATCTCCGGTGCGATCTCCAAGACGATCAACATGCCGAATGAGGCGACCGTCGAGGATTGCAAGAACGCCTACATGCTCTCGTGGAAGCTGGCG is a window from the Ensifer adhaerens genome containing:
- a CDS encoding vitamin B12-dependent ribonucleotide reductase; its protein translation is MKIERRFTKAGQSAYAEIEFRKATSEIKNPDGSIVFRLADIDVPAQFSQVAADILAQKYFRKAGVPAKMKRIEENDVPSFLWRSVPDTDVLKSLPKEEQYGSETDARQVFDRLAGTWAYWGWKGGYFDSEEDASAFQDELAYMLATQRVAPNSPQWFNTGLHWAYGIDGPGQGHFYVDPFTGKLTKSKSAYEHPQPHACFIQSVADDLVNEGGIMDLWVREARLFKYGSGTGSNFSHLRSEGEKLSGGGKSSGLMSFLKIGDRAAGAIKSGGTTRRAAKMVVVDIDHPDIEEYINWKVKEEQKVAALVTGSKVVAKHLKAIMKACVNCDGTDDACYDPKHNPALKREIRAAKQALVPENYVQRVIQFAKQGYKDLEFKTYDTDWDSEAYLTVSGQNSNNSVSIKDDFLRAVEADGDWHLTARKDGRVMKTLKARDLWESISYAAWASADPGLHFNTTMNDWHTSPAAGPIRASNPCSEYMFLDDTACNLASLNLMMFKDAATKRINIADYEHAVRLWTIVLEVSVMMAQFPSREIAELSYEYRTLGLGYANIGGLLMSSGIPYDSAEGRAIAGALTAIMTGISYATSAEMAEKLGPFPGFAPNRDNMLRVIRNHRRAAYGETTGYEALSVNPVALIHGDNPDQDLVIHAMSAWDKALELGEKHGYRNAQATVIAPTGTIGLVMDCDTTGIEPDFALVKFKKLAGGGYFKIINRAVPEALRSLGYSESQIAEIEAYAVGHGNLNQAPAINPSTLKAKGFTDEKVEAVNAALKSAFDIKFVFNQWTLGADFLKGTLKVTDEQLGSMDFNLLDHMGFTKKDIEAANIHVCGAMTLEGAPFLKNEHLPVFDCANPCGKIGKRYLSVESHIRMMAAAQPFISGAISKTINMPNEATVEDCKNAYMLSWKLALKANALYRDGSKLSQPLNASLIEDDKDEDALEDLIQAPAAAQAVTITEKIVERVIEKVIRAREKLPNRRQGYTQKAVVGGHKVYLRTGEFGDGRLGEIFIDMHKEGAAFRAMMNNFAIAISLGLQYGVPLEEYVEAFTFTKFEPAGMVQGNDAIKNATSILDYVFRELAVSYLGRHDLAHVDTSDFGNTALGKGIQEGKTNLISTGWTRGYKPTIVGGTGDRTASEPKGSSTAAPARASSGATVTAIAGNTVRKIETTTAIATSEIVAFKRDYEERAAELAEEIAEETAETVTDVTALFSDKAAAEAASAKSDAKKVEAERRARSIMQGYTGNMCTECQNFTMVRNGTCEKCDTCGATSGCS